One window from the genome of Paraclostridium sordellii encodes:
- a CDS encoding response regulator transcription factor, producing the protein MKNKNILVIEDDSNIQELIVEFLSAEGYNVKSANDGIEGIQTFKKEEFDLVILDVMMPNLDGYGVCKMIRQSSNIPIIFLTALDQESDQIKGFDLMCDDYITKPFSFTLLMKRVEAVLRRTCNDSESNILTFEKLTLDLDTYQAYLDGNTIELTLKEFNILKTLIENYPQVITRENLLDNVWGYDYYGDTRVVDAHIKNIRKKIELPYIKTVKGIGYSLDKN; encoded by the coding sequence ATGAAAAATAAAAATATATTAGTAATAGAAGATGATAGTAATATACAAGAACTTATAGTTGAATTTTTAAGTGCAGAAGGATATAATGTAAAATCTGCAAATGACGGGATTGAAGGAATTCAAACCTTTAAAAAAGAAGAGTTTGACTTAGTAATTTTAGATGTCATGATGCCAAATTTAGATGGATATGGAGTTTGTAAAATGATAAGACAATCTTCAAATATTCCAATAATATTTTTAACTGCACTAGATCAAGAAAGTGATCAAATAAAAGGTTTTGATTTAATGTGTGATGATTATATAACTAAACCTTTTTCGTTTACACTTTTAATGAAAAGAGTTGAAGCTGTTTTAAGAAGAACTTGTAATGACAGCGAATCAAATATATTAACTTTTGAAAAATTAACTTTAGACTTAGATACTTATCAAGCATATTTAGATGGAAATACAATTGAGCTTACTTTAAAAGAATTTAATATATTAAAAACTTTAATAGAAAATTATCCTCAAGTCATAACAAGAGAAAATCTTTTAGATAATGTTTGGGGATATGATTATTATGGAGATACTAGAGTGGTAGATGCTCATATAAAAAATATAAGAAAAAAAA
- a CDS encoding MATE family efflux transporter, protein MTLTKDISFYKSIFKISLPIATQNLITFAISLADTMMVGKLGEISLSACAISNNIFFILAVIIFGVGSASSVMGAQYFGKKDIISIHKIMSIMYRICFFLALIFTFISYVFAKNLISIFTDDILVINEGVRYLKIISLGYIFYAITNCTIIILRSVKTIKISLLVYGIALIVNIFLNWVLIFGKLGFPPLGITGAAIATIFSRICELIVILIFMFKFEKKINFKIKFLKFLDKPILNDFIKVSTPIILNEMFWSIGSSMICIIVSRMGTKIVAANSINNIVNQFATLFIYGLSSASSVIIGNTVGEGENSKVVEYADTICILSIFMGALAGITIYILRPFAVNFYNIENDTKLIACQIMLATSIISVFRALSSNVLMGILRGGGDNKFAFLIEMLCLWCFSIPLGFISAFILKLPIFWVFIIIRSDEVLKSIIGFIRVTKGNWINNVTRDIN, encoded by the coding sequence ATGACACTTACCAAAGACATATCATTTTATAAATCTATATTTAAAATTTCACTTCCTATAGCTACTCAAAATCTTATAACATTTGCTATTAGCTTAGCTGATACTATGATGGTTGGAAAGTTGGGAGAAATTAGTTTATCAGCTTGTGCTATAAGCAATAATATATTTTTTATATTAGCAGTTATAATCTTTGGAGTTGGAAGTGCTTCTAGTGTAATGGGAGCTCAATATTTTGGAAAAAAAGATATAATTTCAATACATAAAATTATGTCTATAATGTATAGGATTTGTTTTTTTCTAGCTTTGATTTTTACTTTTATATCATATGTTTTTGCAAAAAATTTAATATCTATATTTACTGATGATATCCTTGTAATTAATGAAGGTGTTCGTTATTTAAAAATTATTTCCCTAGGTTATATATTTTATGCTATAACAAATTGCACTATAATAATACTTAGATCTGTAAAGACTATTAAAATTTCCCTACTTGTTTATGGTATAGCTTTAATAGTAAATATATTCTTAAATTGGGTTTTAATATTTGGTAAGTTAGGTTTTCCACCCCTTGGAATAACAGGTGCAGCTATTGCTACAATATTTTCAAGAATATGTGAGCTTATAGTTATTTTAATTTTTATGTTTAAATTTGAAAAAAAGATAAACTTTAAAATAAAGTTTCTTAAATTTTTAGATAAACCAATTTTAAATGATTTTATAAAAGTTTCTACTCCTATAATTTTAAATGAAATGTTTTGGTCTATAGGATCATCTATGATATGTATTATAGTTTCTAGAATGGGAACAAAAATTGTTGCCGCAAATAGTATTAATAATATAGTCAATCAATTTGCTACCTTATTTATATATGGTCTATCTAGTGCATCTTCCGTAATAATAGGAAATACAGTAGGTGAGGGTGAAAATTCAAAAGTTGTAGAATATGCTGATACCATTTGTATACTTAGTATATTTATGGGAGCTTTGGCAGGGATAACTATATATATTTTAAGACCATTTGCAGTAAATTTTTATAATATTGAAAATGACACTAAACTTATAGCTTGTCAAATAATGCTTGCAACCTCTATAATTTCCGTATTTAGAGCTTTATCTTCAAATGTTTTGATGGGAATATTACGTGGTGGTGGTGATAATAAATTTGCATTTTTAATTGAAATGTTATGCCTATGGTGTTTTTCAATTCCATTGGGATTTATCAGCGCATTTATACTAAAGCTTCCAATATTTTGGGTATTTATAATTATTAGAAGTGATGAGGTTTTAAAAAGTATAATTGGATTTATTAGAGTAACTAAAGGTAACTGGATAAATAATGTAACACGTGATATAAATTAA
- a CDS encoding YwaF family protein, with protein sequence MDKFYYFFRTSVGKNNFVNFGYIHIILLIIAFLSSIAIIKMKKENRLFEVFIGVILLIQQSVLYLWYIKGHYHVLKEGLPLFHCRIAIIALVIGLIFKKDFMMKIGSYLGIFCATSALLFIKLDPFSFPHITQISYFIGHIFLLLGSVYIVFVKKIGMNKYDFKKTLIVINCYHILIFVLNNIVGSNYAYMKSSPIGIGNNLNPYLYGIVVMSIFNVILIIEYIIMNRNKYDALEENYEFEILNT encoded by the coding sequence ATGGATAAATTTTATTATTTTTTTAGAACATCTGTAGGAAAAAATAACTTCGTTAATTTTGGATACATTCATATAATTTTGTTAATTATAGCTTTTTTATCTAGTATAGCTATTATAAAAATGAAAAAAGAAAATAGATTATTTGAAGTTTTTATAGGAGTAATCTTGTTAATTCAGCAATCAGTATTATACCTATGGTATATAAAAGGACACTATCATGTATTAAAAGAAGGGTTACCTTTGTTTCATTGTAGAATAGCTATAATTGCACTTGTAATAGGATTAATTTTCAAAAAAGACTTTATGATGAAAATAGGGTCATATTTAGGAATATTTTGTGCTACATCAGCATTATTATTTATTAAGCTAGATCCATTTTCATTTCCGCATATAACACAAATTTCATATTTTATAGGTCATATTTTTTTACTTTTAGGATCTGTTTATATAGTTTTTGTGAAAAAGATAGGTATGAACAAATATGATTTTAAAAAGACTCTTATTGTAATAAATTGTTATCATATATTAATATTTGTATTAAATAATATTGTTGGATCTAACTATGCATATATGAAATCATCACCTATAGGGATAGGAAATAATTTAAATCCATATTTATATGGGATTGTGGTAATGTCGATTTTTAATGTAATTTTAATTATAGAATATATTATTATGAATAGAAATAAATATGATGCTTTAGAAGAAAATTATGAATTTGAAATTTTAAATACTTAA
- a CDS encoding ECF transporter S component, with translation MNNKTRELVLRALMIALVCIATMTIQIPTPGTNGYVNIGDSVIFISSILFGPIPGMIAGGIGSALADILSGYSHWALFTLIVKGLEGYLVGIIVRKHNTILKDVFATAIGTIVMVVGYFGAGIVLKGSVLISAASIPSNLIQGIISMAIAIPLAYSLNKFSYVKSFKAHS, from the coding sequence GAGCTTGTACTAAGGGCTTTAATGATAGCTTTAGTATGCATAGCTACAATGACTATTCAAATTCCTACTCCAGGAACTAATGGATATGTTAACATAGGTGATAGTGTAATATTTATTTCATCAATTTTATTTGGACCAATACCGGGTATGATTGCAGGAGGAATAGGATCAGCTCTTGCGGATATTTTAAGTGGATATTCACATTGGGCACTATTTACTCTTATTGTAAAGGGACTTGAAGGATACTTAGTAGGAATTATTGTAAGAAAACATAATACGATATTAAAAGATGTATTTGCAACTGCTATAGGAACTATAGTAATGGTAGTTGGATATTTTGGAGCAGGAATAGTATTAAAAGGCAGTGTATTAATTTCTGCAGCATCTATCCCATCGAATTTAATACAAGGAATAATAAGTATGGCTATTGCTATACCATTAGCATATTCATTAAATAAGTTTAGCTATGTAAAATCTTTTAAAGCACATTCTTAG